Proteins encoded in a region of the Besnoitia besnoiti strain Bb-Ger1 chromosome Unknown contig00184, whole genome shotgun sequence genome:
- a CDS encoding putative apocytochrome b (encoded by transcript BESB_033030), producing the protein LFELSHPDNSIPVNRFVTPLHIVPEWYFLAYYAVLKVIPSKTGGFV; encoded by the coding sequence ctattcgaattatcgcacccagataactccataccagtgaaccggtttgtaactccgcttcatatcgtacctgaatggtactttttagcatattatgcggtgttaaaagtaatcccatccaaaaccggtggttttgtta